In Strigops habroptila isolate Jane chromosome 2, bStrHab1.2.pri, whole genome shotgun sequence, one genomic interval encodes:
- the SENP7 gene encoding sentrin-specific protease 7 isoform X2, translating to MEGKTSSSSHASCKLSANNRKSYTKGKRQKDCNRHSSNDEELIGQPKVILTNVLRMKIGRKYTQTQPKTGAIFSDAGKLQSDQPPSSSAASLKIWQILNPTLQSLFLSKRQPKVILTNVLRTKIGRKYIDSHVIIDANLSADDKLRSGQLPSSSVASLQTCQILNSPHESSFLSERSEHCLRKTDDDLCKLTKASKEPEKNDVLTFRRRELKKKENKNYDELQKKSRNMNSTTLSQKEPGSFDSEKRKRRSSGHISDDCNAHIPEKSLLLSKEQRLSSVQSPSHSTLCEDGQDRRSNTILVPDCIPQPLERDYKDASTHNHLRPAHSCPEEPGSESSSRNLSEKQLSATSGDVVSPQVGTIRKLKMDTSEYLSKLRNRLYRGNRQLVSVDPIVLSSDDEDRPSEPRRTELLQDNITDSKETDQQSDFCFSAKQLEDKMESHTEQFLTESIEDKCLTSLSSGSTPRKWTNPALEVKFGSLYIGKFKWLSTGPARFAIKYIVIPFQVALNKNINLTVDTLDLRRFGMWRSDGGCSSTTIIFLWLSVDYVEKIETQLGKLVMSKPSKSSEFVFLELPQPLTEWEEDRLTEVITGVSKKNRAPDLLEFLSLKEALSLFKDLSPEESSFINYNKDLLKQCIPKQNTSDAHEPAVQESKRKVARPSYALANKQNSGCYSISLSSALNEEWKEVRETGAVKNLIVYPPPPAKGGLGVTREDLECLEYGEFLNDVIIDFYLKYLLLEKVPKHLADRTHIFSSFFYKCLTRTEKNSEGDLKIPAAQRRHRRVRTWTRHINLFSKDYIFVPVNEESHWYIAVICFPWLEEAVYEECPHQSLLCHQPQQSPLWSEGENIRTGSVLAIPGNCKDEEEMVINKNLFSEGGSEIAASASVLHSAISKISLSNSKRRICKRPCILILDSLKAASVQKTIQVLREYLEVEWEAKRKTHREFNKSTMIDLYPRVPKQDNSSDCGVYLLQYVESFFENPIVNFEEPLHLETWFPRQLIRSKREEIRDLILQLHFQQHSGSSS from the exons GCAACCCAAAGTTATCTTGACGAATGTCCTGAGGatgaaaataggaagaaaatacacacagaCGCAACCTAAAACTGGTGCTATTTTTTCTGATGCTGGCAAGCTGCAGTCAGATCAACCACCCTCATCATCTGCTGCTAGCCTAAAGATATGGCAAATTTTAAACCCTACTCTCCAAAGCCTTTTTCTGTCTAAAAG GCAACCCAAAGTTATCTTGACGAATGTCCTGAGGACgaaaattggaagaaaatacattgaCAGCCATGTAATAATTGATGCAAATTTATCTGCTGATGATAAATTACGATCGGGTCAACTACCCTCATCATCTGTTGCCAGCCTACAGACATGTCAAATATTAAATTCTCCTCATGAAAgttcttttctgtctgaaag ATCTGAACATTGCCTGAGGAAGACAGATGATGATCTCTGTAAATTGACCAAGGCTTCTaaggaaccagaaaaaaatgatgTCCTCACTTTTAGAAGACgggaactgaagaaaaaag aaaacaagaactaTGATGAATTgcaaaagaagagcagaaacatGAACAGCACCACTCTTAGTCAGAAGGAACCAGGTTCTTTTGAttctgagaaaaggaaaagaagatctAGTGGCCATATTTCTGATGATTGTAATGCACACATTccagaaaaatcacttctaCTATCT AAGGAGCAACGATTGAGTTCAGTTCAGTCTCCTAGCCACAGCACGCTCTGTGAGGATGGACAAGATCGCAGATCTAATACAATTCTGGTACCAGATTGTATTCCCCAGCCATTAGAGAGAGACTATAAAGATGCTTCCACCCACAACCACTTAAGGCCTGCTCACAGCTGCCCAGAGGAACCTGGGTCAGAGTCTTCATCCAGAAATTTGtcagagaaacagctttctgcCACCAGTGGGGATGTCGTTTCACCACAAGTTGGTACCATCAGGAAATTAAAGATGGACACATCAGAGTACTTGAGCAAGCTGCGGAACAGACTCTACAGGGGTAATCGGCAACTTGTTTCAGTTGATCCAA ttGTCCTTTCCAGTGATGATGAAGATAGACCTTCTGAACCAAGACgcactgagctgctgcaggataATATCACTGACAGTAAAGAAACAGACCAACAGTCTGACTTCTGTTTCTCAGCAAAGCAATTGGAAGACAAGATGGAAAGTCACACAGAGCAG tttttaACAGAGTCAATTGAAGATAAATGTCTTACCAGTTTATCTTCTGGAAGCACACCTAGAAAATGGACGAACCCAGCACTGGAAGTGAAATTTGGTAGTCTATACATTGGGAAATTTAAATGGCTATCAACGGGTCCTGCTAGG TTTGCAATCAAGTATATTGTGATCCCATTTCAGG TGGCTCTTAATAAGAATATTAACCTGACAGTGGATACTCTGGATCTGAGAAGGTTTGGCATGTGGAGAAGTGACGGTGGCTGTTCTTCAACAACGATAATTTTCCTTTGGTTGTCTGTGGATTATGTAGAAAAGATTGAAACCCAATTAGGGAAGTTAGTCATGAGCAAGCCAT ccAAATCTAgtgaatttgtatttcttgaACTGCCCCAACCGCTCACAGAATGGGAAGAAGACAGACTGACTGAAGTGATTACAGGTGTGAGCAAGAAGAACAGAGCACCAGATCTCCTTGAGTTTTTGTCTTTGAAGGAAGCACTATCCTTGTTTAAGGACCTTTCTCCTGAAGAGAGCTCTTTTATAAATTACAATAAGGATCTACTAAAGCAATGTATACCAAAACAGAATACCTCAGATGCTCATGAGCCTGCAGTTCAG GAATCTAAACGAAAAGTGGCCAGGCCCAGTTATGCCCTTGCAAACAAGCAGAATAGTGGTTGCTATTCTATCTCTCTGTCCTCTGCACTGaatgaagaatggaaagaagTAAGAGAAACTGGAGCAGTTAAGAA CTTAATTGTTTATCCACCCCCACCTGCAAAAGGAGGACTGGGAGTCACAAGAGAAGACCTAGAGTGCTTAGAATATGGAGAGTTTCTCAATGATGTCATCATTGATTTCTATCTTAA ATACCTGTTGTTGGAGAAGGTGCCAAAACATCTTGCTGACCGCACACACATTTTTAGCAGTTTCTTCTATAAGTGCCTGACCAGGACAGAAAAAAACTCCGAGGGGGATCTCAAAATTCC AGCGGCACAGAGAAGACACAGAAGAGTAAGAACATGGACTCGTCATATAAACCTCTTCAGTAAAGATTATATCTTTGTGCCTGTGAATGAGGA GTCTCATTGGTACATTGCAGTTATCTGTTTTCCTTGGTTAGAAGAAGCTGTGTATGAGGAGTGTCCTCATCAGAGTTTATTATGTCACCAGCCTCAACAATCTCCACTTTGGTCAGAGGGTGAGAACATTAGAACTGGTTCAGTGTTGGCCATTCCTGGTAACTgcaaagatgaggaagaaatggttaTTAACAAAAATTTATTCTCTGAAG GTGGCAGTGaaattgctgcttctgcttcagtcCTGCATTCAGCTATTTCTAAA atCTCCCTAAGTAATTCCAAAAGGCGGATTTGTAAAAG GCCTTGTATCCTCATCTTAGACTCtttgaaagctgcttctgtgcagaAAACAATTCAGGTTTTGAGAGA GTACCTTGAAGTGGAATGGgaagctaaaagaaaaacacatcgAGAATTCAATAAATCAACAATGATTGACCTGTATCCCAGAGTGCCTAAACAAGATAACAGCAGTGATTGTGGGGTCTATTTGCTACAATATGTGGAAAGCTTCTTCGAG AATCCCATAGTTAACTTTGAAGAGCCATTGCATCTGGAGACGTGGTTCCCTCGTCAGCTGATtagaagcaaaagagaagaaattcgGGACTTGATCTTGCAACTGCACTTTCAACAGCatagtggcagcagcagctag
- the SENP7 gene encoding sentrin-specific protease 7 isoform X1, with protein MEGKTSSSSHASFRIPSKITNTKSEDAQVQSPLARFPDSHHWDYPLKECKLSANNRKSYTKGKRQKDCNRHSSNDEELIGQPKVILTNVLRMKIGRKYTQTQPKTGAIFSDAGKLQSDQPPSSSAASLKIWQILNPTLQSLFLSKRQPKVILTNVLRTKIGRKYIDSHVIIDANLSADDKLRSGQLPSSSVASLQTCQILNSPHESSFLSERSEHCLRKTDDDLCKLTKASKEPEKNDVLTFRRRELKKKENKNYDELQKKSRNMNSTTLSQKEPGSFDSEKRKRRSSGHISDDCNAHIPEKSLLLSKEQRLSSVQSPSHSTLCEDGQDRRSNTILVPDCIPQPLERDYKDASTHNHLRPAHSCPEEPGSESSSRNLSEKQLSATSGDVVSPQVGTIRKLKMDTSEYLSKLRNRLYRGNRQLVSVDPIVLSSDDEDRPSEPRRTELLQDNITDSKETDQQSDFCFSAKQLEDKMESHTEQFLTESIEDKCLTSLSSGSTPRKWTNPALEVKFGSLYIGKFKWLSTGPARFAIKYIVIPFQVALNKNINLTVDTLDLRRFGMWRSDGGCSSTTIIFLWLSVDYVEKIETQLGKLVMSKPSKSSEFVFLELPQPLTEWEEDRLTEVITGVSKKNRAPDLLEFLSLKEALSLFKDLSPEESSFINYNKDLLKQCIPKQNTSDAHEPAVQESKRKVARPSYALANKQNSGCYSISLSSALNEEWKEVRETGAVKNLIVYPPPPAKGGLGVTREDLECLEYGEFLNDVIIDFYLKYLLLEKVPKHLADRTHIFSSFFYKCLTRTEKNSEGDLKIPAAQRRHRRVRTWTRHINLFSKDYIFVPVNEESHWYIAVICFPWLEEAVYEECPHQSLLCHQPQQSPLWSEGENIRTGSVLAIPGNCKDEEEMVINKNLFSEGGSEIAASASVLHSAISKISLSNSKRRICKRPCILILDSLKAASVQKTIQVLREYLEVEWEAKRKTHREFNKSTMIDLYPRVPKQDNSSDCGVYLLQYVESFFENPIVNFEEPLHLETWFPRQLIRSKREEIRDLILQLHFQQHSGSSS; from the exons GCAACCCAAAGTTATCTTGACGAATGTCCTGAGGatgaaaataggaagaaaatacacacagaCGCAACCTAAAACTGGTGCTATTTTTTCTGATGCTGGCAAGCTGCAGTCAGATCAACCACCCTCATCATCTGCTGCTAGCCTAAAGATATGGCAAATTTTAAACCCTACTCTCCAAAGCCTTTTTCTGTCTAAAAG GCAACCCAAAGTTATCTTGACGAATGTCCTGAGGACgaaaattggaagaaaatacattgaCAGCCATGTAATAATTGATGCAAATTTATCTGCTGATGATAAATTACGATCGGGTCAACTACCCTCATCATCTGTTGCCAGCCTACAGACATGTCAAATATTAAATTCTCCTCATGAAAgttcttttctgtctgaaag ATCTGAACATTGCCTGAGGAAGACAGATGATGATCTCTGTAAATTGACCAAGGCTTCTaaggaaccagaaaaaaatgatgTCCTCACTTTTAGAAGACgggaactgaagaaaaaag aaaacaagaactaTGATGAATTgcaaaagaagagcagaaacatGAACAGCACCACTCTTAGTCAGAAGGAACCAGGTTCTTTTGAttctgagaaaaggaaaagaagatctAGTGGCCATATTTCTGATGATTGTAATGCACACATTccagaaaaatcacttctaCTATCT AAGGAGCAACGATTGAGTTCAGTTCAGTCTCCTAGCCACAGCACGCTCTGTGAGGATGGACAAGATCGCAGATCTAATACAATTCTGGTACCAGATTGTATTCCCCAGCCATTAGAGAGAGACTATAAAGATGCTTCCACCCACAACCACTTAAGGCCTGCTCACAGCTGCCCAGAGGAACCTGGGTCAGAGTCTTCATCCAGAAATTTGtcagagaaacagctttctgcCACCAGTGGGGATGTCGTTTCACCACAAGTTGGTACCATCAGGAAATTAAAGATGGACACATCAGAGTACTTGAGCAAGCTGCGGAACAGACTCTACAGGGGTAATCGGCAACTTGTTTCAGTTGATCCAA ttGTCCTTTCCAGTGATGATGAAGATAGACCTTCTGAACCAAGACgcactgagctgctgcaggataATATCACTGACAGTAAAGAAACAGACCAACAGTCTGACTTCTGTTTCTCAGCAAAGCAATTGGAAGACAAGATGGAAAGTCACACAGAGCAG tttttaACAGAGTCAATTGAAGATAAATGTCTTACCAGTTTATCTTCTGGAAGCACACCTAGAAAATGGACGAACCCAGCACTGGAAGTGAAATTTGGTAGTCTATACATTGGGAAATTTAAATGGCTATCAACGGGTCCTGCTAGG TTTGCAATCAAGTATATTGTGATCCCATTTCAGG TGGCTCTTAATAAGAATATTAACCTGACAGTGGATACTCTGGATCTGAGAAGGTTTGGCATGTGGAGAAGTGACGGTGGCTGTTCTTCAACAACGATAATTTTCCTTTGGTTGTCTGTGGATTATGTAGAAAAGATTGAAACCCAATTAGGGAAGTTAGTCATGAGCAAGCCAT ccAAATCTAgtgaatttgtatttcttgaACTGCCCCAACCGCTCACAGAATGGGAAGAAGACAGACTGACTGAAGTGATTACAGGTGTGAGCAAGAAGAACAGAGCACCAGATCTCCTTGAGTTTTTGTCTTTGAAGGAAGCACTATCCTTGTTTAAGGACCTTTCTCCTGAAGAGAGCTCTTTTATAAATTACAATAAGGATCTACTAAAGCAATGTATACCAAAACAGAATACCTCAGATGCTCATGAGCCTGCAGTTCAG GAATCTAAACGAAAAGTGGCCAGGCCCAGTTATGCCCTTGCAAACAAGCAGAATAGTGGTTGCTATTCTATCTCTCTGTCCTCTGCACTGaatgaagaatggaaagaagTAAGAGAAACTGGAGCAGTTAAGAA CTTAATTGTTTATCCACCCCCACCTGCAAAAGGAGGACTGGGAGTCACAAGAGAAGACCTAGAGTGCTTAGAATATGGAGAGTTTCTCAATGATGTCATCATTGATTTCTATCTTAA ATACCTGTTGTTGGAGAAGGTGCCAAAACATCTTGCTGACCGCACACACATTTTTAGCAGTTTCTTCTATAAGTGCCTGACCAGGACAGAAAAAAACTCCGAGGGGGATCTCAAAATTCC AGCGGCACAGAGAAGACACAGAAGAGTAAGAACATGGACTCGTCATATAAACCTCTTCAGTAAAGATTATATCTTTGTGCCTGTGAATGAGGA GTCTCATTGGTACATTGCAGTTATCTGTTTTCCTTGGTTAGAAGAAGCTGTGTATGAGGAGTGTCCTCATCAGAGTTTATTATGTCACCAGCCTCAACAATCTCCACTTTGGTCAGAGGGTGAGAACATTAGAACTGGTTCAGTGTTGGCCATTCCTGGTAACTgcaaagatgaggaagaaatggttaTTAACAAAAATTTATTCTCTGAAG GTGGCAGTGaaattgctgcttctgcttcagtcCTGCATTCAGCTATTTCTAAA atCTCCCTAAGTAATTCCAAAAGGCGGATTTGTAAAAG GCCTTGTATCCTCATCTTAGACTCtttgaaagctgcttctgtgcagaAAACAATTCAGGTTTTGAGAGA GTACCTTGAAGTGGAATGGgaagctaaaagaaaaacacatcgAGAATTCAATAAATCAACAATGATTGACCTGTATCCCAGAGTGCCTAAACAAGATAACAGCAGTGATTGTGGGGTCTATTTGCTACAATATGTGGAAAGCTTCTTCGAG AATCCCATAGTTAACTTTGAAGAGCCATTGCATCTGGAGACGTGGTTCCCTCGTCAGCTGATtagaagcaaaagagaagaaattcgGGACTTGATCTTGCAACTGCACTTTCAACAGCatagtggcagcagcagctag
- the SENP7 gene encoding sentrin-specific protease 7 isoform X3 encodes MKIGRKYTQTQPKTGAIFSDAGKLQSDQPPSSSAASLKIWQILNPTLQSLFLSKRQPKVILTNVLRTKIGRKYIDSHVIIDANLSADDKLRSGQLPSSSVASLQTCQILNSPHESSFLSERSEHCLRKTDDDLCKLTKASKEPEKNDVLTFRRRELKKKENKNYDELQKKSRNMNSTTLSQKEPGSFDSEKRKRRSSGHISDDCNAHIPEKSLLLSKEQRLSSVQSPSHSTLCEDGQDRRSNTILVPDCIPQPLERDYKDASTHNHLRPAHSCPEEPGSESSSRNLSEKQLSATSGDVVSPQVGTIRKLKMDTSEYLSKLRNRLYRGNRQLVSVDPIVLSSDDEDRPSEPRRTELLQDNITDSKETDQQSDFCFSAKQLEDKMESHTEQFLTESIEDKCLTSLSSGSTPRKWTNPALEVKFGSLYIGKFKWLSTGPARFAIKYIVIPFQVALNKNINLTVDTLDLRRFGMWRSDGGCSSTTIIFLWLSVDYVEKIETQLGKLVMSKPSKSSEFVFLELPQPLTEWEEDRLTEVITGVSKKNRAPDLLEFLSLKEALSLFKDLSPEESSFINYNKDLLKQCIPKQNTSDAHEPAVQESKRKVARPSYALANKQNSGCYSISLSSALNEEWKEVRETGAVKNLIVYPPPPAKGGLGVTREDLECLEYGEFLNDVIIDFYLKYLLLEKVPKHLADRTHIFSSFFYKCLTRTEKNSEGDLKIPAAQRRHRRVRTWTRHINLFSKDYIFVPVNEESHWYIAVICFPWLEEAVYEECPHQSLLCHQPQQSPLWSEGENIRTGSVLAIPGNCKDEEEMVINKNLFSEGGSEIAASASVLHSAISKISLSNSKRRICKRPCILILDSLKAASVQKTIQVLREYLEVEWEAKRKTHREFNKSTMIDLYPRVPKQDNSSDCGVYLLQYVESFFENPIVNFEEPLHLETWFPRQLIRSKREEIRDLILQLHFQQHSGSSS; translated from the exons atgaaaataggaagaaaatacacacagaCGCAACCTAAAACTGGTGCTATTTTTTCTGATGCTGGCAAGCTGCAGTCAGATCAACCACCCTCATCATCTGCTGCTAGCCTAAAGATATGGCAAATTTTAAACCCTACTCTCCAAAGCCTTTTTCTGTCTAAAAG GCAACCCAAAGTTATCTTGACGAATGTCCTGAGGACgaaaattggaagaaaatacattgaCAGCCATGTAATAATTGATGCAAATTTATCTGCTGATGATAAATTACGATCGGGTCAACTACCCTCATCATCTGTTGCCAGCCTACAGACATGTCAAATATTAAATTCTCCTCATGAAAgttcttttctgtctgaaag ATCTGAACATTGCCTGAGGAAGACAGATGATGATCTCTGTAAATTGACCAAGGCTTCTaaggaaccagaaaaaaatgatgTCCTCACTTTTAGAAGACgggaactgaagaaaaaag aaaacaagaactaTGATGAATTgcaaaagaagagcagaaacatGAACAGCACCACTCTTAGTCAGAAGGAACCAGGTTCTTTTGAttctgagaaaaggaaaagaagatctAGTGGCCATATTTCTGATGATTGTAATGCACACATTccagaaaaatcacttctaCTATCT AAGGAGCAACGATTGAGTTCAGTTCAGTCTCCTAGCCACAGCACGCTCTGTGAGGATGGACAAGATCGCAGATCTAATACAATTCTGGTACCAGATTGTATTCCCCAGCCATTAGAGAGAGACTATAAAGATGCTTCCACCCACAACCACTTAAGGCCTGCTCACAGCTGCCCAGAGGAACCTGGGTCAGAGTCTTCATCCAGAAATTTGtcagagaaacagctttctgcCACCAGTGGGGATGTCGTTTCACCACAAGTTGGTACCATCAGGAAATTAAAGATGGACACATCAGAGTACTTGAGCAAGCTGCGGAACAGACTCTACAGGGGTAATCGGCAACTTGTTTCAGTTGATCCAA ttGTCCTTTCCAGTGATGATGAAGATAGACCTTCTGAACCAAGACgcactgagctgctgcaggataATATCACTGACAGTAAAGAAACAGACCAACAGTCTGACTTCTGTTTCTCAGCAAAGCAATTGGAAGACAAGATGGAAAGTCACACAGAGCAG tttttaACAGAGTCAATTGAAGATAAATGTCTTACCAGTTTATCTTCTGGAAGCACACCTAGAAAATGGACGAACCCAGCACTGGAAGTGAAATTTGGTAGTCTATACATTGGGAAATTTAAATGGCTATCAACGGGTCCTGCTAGG TTTGCAATCAAGTATATTGTGATCCCATTTCAGG TGGCTCTTAATAAGAATATTAACCTGACAGTGGATACTCTGGATCTGAGAAGGTTTGGCATGTGGAGAAGTGACGGTGGCTGTTCTTCAACAACGATAATTTTCCTTTGGTTGTCTGTGGATTATGTAGAAAAGATTGAAACCCAATTAGGGAAGTTAGTCATGAGCAAGCCAT ccAAATCTAgtgaatttgtatttcttgaACTGCCCCAACCGCTCACAGAATGGGAAGAAGACAGACTGACTGAAGTGATTACAGGTGTGAGCAAGAAGAACAGAGCACCAGATCTCCTTGAGTTTTTGTCTTTGAAGGAAGCACTATCCTTGTTTAAGGACCTTTCTCCTGAAGAGAGCTCTTTTATAAATTACAATAAGGATCTACTAAAGCAATGTATACCAAAACAGAATACCTCAGATGCTCATGAGCCTGCAGTTCAG GAATCTAAACGAAAAGTGGCCAGGCCCAGTTATGCCCTTGCAAACAAGCAGAATAGTGGTTGCTATTCTATCTCTCTGTCCTCTGCACTGaatgaagaatggaaagaagTAAGAGAAACTGGAGCAGTTAAGAA CTTAATTGTTTATCCACCCCCACCTGCAAAAGGAGGACTGGGAGTCACAAGAGAAGACCTAGAGTGCTTAGAATATGGAGAGTTTCTCAATGATGTCATCATTGATTTCTATCTTAA ATACCTGTTGTTGGAGAAGGTGCCAAAACATCTTGCTGACCGCACACACATTTTTAGCAGTTTCTTCTATAAGTGCCTGACCAGGACAGAAAAAAACTCCGAGGGGGATCTCAAAATTCC AGCGGCACAGAGAAGACACAGAAGAGTAAGAACATGGACTCGTCATATAAACCTCTTCAGTAAAGATTATATCTTTGTGCCTGTGAATGAGGA GTCTCATTGGTACATTGCAGTTATCTGTTTTCCTTGGTTAGAAGAAGCTGTGTATGAGGAGTGTCCTCATCAGAGTTTATTATGTCACCAGCCTCAACAATCTCCACTTTGGTCAGAGGGTGAGAACATTAGAACTGGTTCAGTGTTGGCCATTCCTGGTAACTgcaaagatgaggaagaaatggttaTTAACAAAAATTTATTCTCTGAAG GTGGCAGTGaaattgctgcttctgcttcagtcCTGCATTCAGCTATTTCTAAA atCTCCCTAAGTAATTCCAAAAGGCGGATTTGTAAAAG GCCTTGTATCCTCATCTTAGACTCtttgaaagctgcttctgtgcagaAAACAATTCAGGTTTTGAGAGA GTACCTTGAAGTGGAATGGgaagctaaaagaaaaacacatcgAGAATTCAATAAATCAACAATGATTGACCTGTATCCCAGAGTGCCTAAACAAGATAACAGCAGTGATTGTGGGGTCTATTTGCTACAATATGTGGAAAGCTTCTTCGAG AATCCCATAGTTAACTTTGAAGAGCCATTGCATCTGGAGACGTGGTTCCCTCGTCAGCTGATtagaagcaaaagagaagaaattcgGGACTTGATCTTGCAACTGCACTTTCAACAGCatagtggcagcagcagctag